TCTGCCTCTACAGTACAGACTGACCAAGGCTTAAGATCTGCCTCTTCAGTACAGACTGACCAAGGCTTCAGATCTGACAGACTGACCAAGGCTTACAGTACAGACTGACCAAGGCTTAAGATCTGCCTCTACAGTACAGACTGACCAAGGCTTAAGATCTGCCTCTACAGTACAGACTGACCAAGGCTTAAGATCTGCCTCTACAGTACAGACTGACCAAGGCTTAAGATCTGCCTCTACAGTACAGACTGACCAAGGCTTAAGATCTGCCTCTACAGTACAGACTGACCAAGGCTTAAGATCTGCCTCTACAGTACAGACTGACCAAGGCTTCAGTACAGACTGACCAAGGCTTAAGATCTGCCTCTACAGTACAGACTGACCAAGGCTTAAGATCTGCCTCTACAGTACAGACTGACCAAGGCTTAAGATCTGCCTCTTCAGTACAGACTGACCAAGGCTTAAGATCTGCCTCTACAGTACAGACTGACCAAGGCTTAAGATCTGCCTCTACAGTACAGACTGACCAAGGCTTAAGATCTGCCTCTACAGTACAGACTGACCAAGGCTTAAGATCTGCCTCTTCAGTACAGACTGACCAAGGCTTAAGATCTGCCTCTACAGTACAGACTGACCAAGGCTTAAGATCTGCCTCTACAGTACAGACTGACCAAGGCTTAAGATCTGCCTCTACAGTACAGACTGACCAAGGCTTAAGATCTGCCTCTCAGTACAGACTGACCAAGGCTTAAGATCTGCTTCAGTACAGACTGACCAAGGCTTAAGATCAGTACAGACTGACCAAGGCTTAAGATCTGCCTCTACAGTACAGACTGACCAAGGCTTTAAGATCTGCTTCAGTACAGACTGACCAAGGCTTAAGATCTGCTTACAGTACAGACTGACCAAGAAATAAAACTGGCTTAAGATCTGATCTCTACAGTACAGACTGACCAAGGCTTAAGATCTGCCTCTCAGTACAGACTGACCAAGGCTTAAGATCTGCCTCTACAGTACAGACTGACCAAGGCTTAAGATCTTACAGTACAGACTGACCAAGGCTTAAGATCTGCCTCTACAGTACAGACTGACCAAGGCTTAAGATCTGCCTCTTCAGTACAGACTGACCAAGGCTTAAGATCTGCCTCTTCAGTACAGACTGACCAAGGCTTCAGTACAGACTGACCAAGGCTCTCAGAATCCTCCTGAATACTGTATCATTATAACATGCCCCTGCTGTCCTGATTAGTACAATTATAACATACAATATACTCCCTACGTACAAATGGAGACGTATACctactatatatacacagtacgaAGCTCATGACAACGATAGTAAGTATTGTGATTGGTTAAATGCCTAGGTAATGACATCTGTGGCCATGGTCTCACAGCAATCTCAGCCTCATGCAAATGCTACAGTACATGACGTCATTGACGTTGCAGTAAAATACACAGCACCCTACTTCTGATTGTTCAGACCTGGTTCTCTCTTCTTTAACAGTGCTACGTCGAGGTAAATATGGCTTCCGGCTCCACCCACGAGTCTCTCACTTTCTCAGAGCTTTCCCATTGGCTGTCTCTCCCTTCCTGGCTGTCTCTCATTTGACTGCCTCTCGTTCAGCGGCTGGTCCTATCAGGTGGGCAGAGCCTCTTCAGTCTTGAGTTGAGTTTTATTTAAGACAAAGTGAAATTGTCCAGTGCGAATGGATGAGGGGGCATTTTACTGGCCCCGGCTCCCCTCCTCGGGAGCTACATGGCTTCAGCAGCGATACAACAGAGTTAGTGTGTGTAGTTTTGGTTATTTTGTCAGGCTTAGTCCAGTTTGTCAACACTTCCTTTTTGAGTCTCTTGTTTGCAGTGTTGTTGTTGATCTTTTATTTGCCGTCCTCCTGTTCAGTACCAAAGCAAACGAGACAAGAAGGATCCCACTGCTGTGTCCAGGTTCCTCCTCATGTGAAATACTTGCAGTTTGTAGAGTCAATGACACAGTACGGAGTGCATCTGAGACGACCATAAGACCTGGGAATCAAGGAGAATTGGAACCCTCTGTCAACTAATCATGACAATGGCAGACAGTTACTGCTTCATAGGGAAAGTTATGAGGTTACGTACAGTAAGATATGGAAAGCAGACAAGAATGGATCAAGCCAGTAAGCCTACTAACCCTGGGAGATATGAGTTGCATGTCTGATAGCCAAAGTCCTTTCCATCACATTCCTCGGCCCCGTCGTAGCGATAACCATCTCCACAGTAAGCATGTTTACACtctgaggaggaagagatggagagagaaacagagggggagaaacatagagacccgcggagagagaaagacacagagagacagggagagatcaaTAGCCATTCAAACCAGACCGGTGCTTCTGTATGTCATCAATAGCATTATCATTTATCCATATCAACTTCCCATGcggtaatcgaacccacaaccccagGCTCCAACAAACAGAaccatcagcagaaccaaaccacaAATCCACTCTGATAACATGACTTACTGACGCAGCCGTCGGTGACAATCCTATTCCCGTCGTCACATTCCTCCCCATTGGGGATCTGAACGATCCCGTCGCCACAGTAACCCTCCTGTTCCGGAGCGTTCTCCGTAGACTGGAATGGCGTCAGCTGAAAGATAGAAGTCTTTTACAGAGATTAGAAACTAAAACTAAGAAAATGAAATAAAACTGGAACTTAAAGATGAACCTTGCCAAGTAATACTGTAAGCACTTAGACATATCCCGTTTAGAAgataatgtattttttattttttttatttaacctttatttaaccaggcaagtcagttaagaacacattcttattttcaatgacggcctgggaacagtgggttaactgcctgttcaggggcagaacaacagatttgtaccttgtcagctcgggggtttgaactcgcaaccttccggttactagtccaacgctctaaccactaggctacgctgccgccccaagtaTCAAGTGAGGTACCTGAATGGGCAGCCATCCGCTGGTGTCCTTGAAGTAAAGCGACCTCTGGTCTTTCCGGAAGGCTAGGGCATTGTCCGTATGAAGACCATCTAGTTCTTCTTGACTGTTTACCACAAATATCTGTACGAGAAACAACAAGATACATTCTGGGTGAGACACAATAAAGACTAATTTGGCCTATTAACTGCCTTTCGCTGAGGCAAGTTTCTGATTCGCAATAAATGTTGATCATGTTACTTGTGTTGCCTGCTCACCGCTGGCACTTTGGCGTAGTCGCTCCTGGAACTATGTTCATCAAGCTGTGGACTCTTCACACTAATGGAGTTACAGCTGCAAGGTCCAGGAAGACCTGGTAGCCCCCTCTCACCTTTCGTTCCAACCACGTAGAGTCCTGAACAAGAACTATACATTTAGATCATATATTATCAATGTAGGCATATGTACAAAAAGTGATGTACACATGAAACTATCTCTATATCACAGAGTACCACATTCAGAGACAGCCATGAGCGAGGTCACAGGGACTATATGTTATAAATGCCTCTGCTGAAATGCACTATCCTGGCCCCCTCGTCTATCTATGAAGTTGGTAAAGCAATCAACTTAATTTGCGCAGACACCTGAACAAGACACCGGTTGTCACAGTTTAATTACATGGTGACATAATGTTTGTAAATATGTAAGGAGCTTTTTGGCCCACGATGAATTTGTTTTAAggacatgatgtcatggctttagcatCCATCCCATCCCAGATCCCCCCGCCACCCCCCTCATGGTATCTGTTACACctcaggagggggagagaggggcggTGATCAGGTTCCTCTGAAGCTAAATAAGCTCTCTGGTGTTACCTCCTGCTGTGATTTAATGTCTGCTTCCTTTCGCTGATGCTGCACGGGGGGCTGCCTGCCTGAAGCTTCTCACACCCATCCCTGAAGCTTCTCACACCCATCCCTGAAGCTTCTCAGACCCATCCCTGAAGCTTCTCACACCCATCCCTGAAGCTTCTCACACCCATCCCTGAAGCTTCTCAGACCCATACCTGAAGCTTCTCACACCCATACCTGAAGCTTCTCAGACCCATACCTGAAGCTTCTCACACCCATCCCTGAAGCTTCTCAGACCCATACCTGAAGCTTCTCACACCCATCCCTGAAGCTTCTCAGACCCATACCTGAAGCTTCTCACAGCCATCCCTGAAGCTTCTCAGACCCATACCTGAAGCTTCTCACACCCATCCCTGAAGCTTCTCACACCCATACCTGAAGCTTCTCACACCCATCCCTGAAGCTTCTCACACCCATCCCTGAAGCTTCTCACACCCATCCCTGAAGCTTCTCACACCCATACCTGAAGCTTCTCACACCCATACCTGAAGCTTCTCACACCCATCCCTGAAGCTTCTCACACCCATCCCTGAAGCTTCTCACACCCATCCCTGAAGCTTCTCACACACATACCTGAAGCTTCTCACACCCATCCCTGAAGCTTCTCACACCCATCCCTGAAGCTTCTCAGACCCATCCCTGAAGCTGCTCACACCCATCCCTGAAGCTTCTCAGACCCATACCTGAAGCTTCTCACACCCATCCCTGAAGCTTCTCAGACCCATACCTGAAGCTTCTCACACCCATCCCTGAAGCTTCTCAGACCCATACCTGAAGCTTCTCACACCCATCCCTGAAGCTTCTCAGACCCATACCTGAAGCTTCTCACACCCATCCCTGAAGCTTCTCACACCCATCCCTGAAGCTTCTCACACCCATCCCTGAAGCTTCTCACACTGACAGGACCTCATACTAAACCTCAAAATGTACTTTCCAGTGAGATTCTCCATTTTGCCTTTGTTTTAATTACAGGAGAAGGTTTTAAAAATCTAGGTCTGAGAAACTAGCCTTCAGAGTCCAGAAAATGGGCAGAGCCTCCAACAAAGAACATACCAATCACTCTAAATCTGACTCGATGTTCTTCCCTGGAATTCATCCAGGTACACACTCAGCCTGCATATCACAGACTGGCAACAGATTAGCATGTTAGCCCAGCCACACTCCCTAGCCCTACAGCAGTCTCTAATGAAGCGAAGCTCAGATGGGAGAGTTGATGGAGGTGGTGTCCTTACCTGAGGCTGGGAGACCTGGGGGACCAGGGTGGCCTGTGGGCCCCTGAGGACCTGCTGGACCTAGAGGGCCAATAATCCCATTGTCGCCCTTCCCTCCCTGTTTAATCAGACAAGAAAAATACCACATGTAAAAACATCGACAGACAAACATATGGTAAACCTTTATTGGTCAAAACATGTCACCACATCATAGTGATTTGAAGTTACAGTATGTTGCTCAAAGAGGgcagcaggtagcatagtggttagagcgttggactagtaatcgaaaggttgctagatcaaaatctgttgttctgcccctgaaaatgattgaaaataagaatttgttcttaactgacttgcctagttaaataaaggaaaaataaaaaaaagatagAAGCTGTGATTAAAAAAGTTCTGCCTAACAGCATATGATATTATGTCATTAAGATCCAAGTAAGATcctaatacagtatatctcccacctgtttaataaacaaaacacctgtttaatacagtatctctctcacctgtttaatacagtatctctctcacctgtttaatacagtatctctctcacctgtttaatacagtatctctctcacctgtttaatACATCTCTCACCTTTTTAATACACCTGtttatacagtatctctctcacctgtttaatacagtatctctctcacctgtttaatacacctgtttatctctctcacctgtttaatacagtatctctctacctgtttattacagtatctctctcacctgtttaatacatctctcacctgtttaatacagtatctctctcacctgtttaatacagtatctctctcacctgtttaatacatctctcacctgtttaatacagtatctctcacctgtttaatacagtatctctctcacctgtttaatacagtatctctctcacctgtttaatacagtatctctcacctgtttaatacagtatctctctcacctgtttaatacagtatctctctcacctgtttaatacagtatctctctcacctgtttaatacagtatctctcacctgtttaatacagcatctctcacctgtttaatacagtatctctctcacctgtttaatacagtatctctctcacctgtttaatacagtatctctctcacctgtttaatACAGTATCTCTCACCTGTTTAATACAGTATCTCTCACCACCTGTTTAATACATCTCTCACCTGTttaatacagtatctctctcacctgtttaatacagtatctctctcacctgtttaatacagtatctctctcacctgtttaatacagtatctctctcacctgtttaatacagtatctctctcacctgtttaatacagtatctctctcacctgtttaatacagtatctctctcacctgtttaatacagtatctctctcacctgtttaatacagtatctctctcacctgtttaatACATCTCCCACCTGTTAATAAACAAAACACCTGTttaatacagtatctctctcacctgtttaatAATACAGCATCTCACACACCTCTTTAATACAGTATCTCTCACCTGTTTAATAATACAGtttatacagtatctctctcacctgtttTAATATCTCTCTCAGtttatctctctcacctgtttaatacagtttatctctctcacctgtttaatacagtatctctctcacctgtttaatAATACAGatatctctctcacctgtttaatacatatctctctcacctgtttaatacagtatctctctcacctgtttaatacagtatctctctcacctgtttaatacagtatctctctcacctgtttaatacagtatctctctcacctgtttTTAATACAGatatctctctcacctgtttaatacagtatctctctcacctgtttcTCACCTGTTTAATAATCACCTGTTTAATACatatctctctcacctgtttaatAATAAGatatctctctcacctgtttaatacagtatctctctcacctgtttaatacagtatctctctcacctgtttaataataagtatctctctcacctgtttaatacagtatctctctcacctgtttaatACAGTTTATCAGTATATCTCACCTGTTTAATACAGTATCTCTCACCTGTttaatacagtatctctctcacctgtttaatACATCTCTCACCTTTTTAATACAGCATCTCTCACCTGTttaatacagtatctctctcacctgtttaatacagtatctctctcacctgtttaatAATAAGatatctctctcacctgtttaatacagtatctctctcacctgtttaatAATAAGATATATCTCTCACCTGTTTAATAATAAGatatctctctcacctgtttaatAATAAGTTTCTATCTCTCACTCACCTGTTTAATAATAAGatatctctctcacctgtttaatAATAAGatatctctctcacctgtttaatAATAAGatatctctctcacctgtttaatAATAAGatatctctctcacctgtttaatAATAAGatatctctctcacctgtttaatAATAAGatatctctctcacctgtttaatAATAAAGATATCTCTCACCTGTTTAATAATAAGatatctctctcacctgtttaCCTAATAAGATATATCTCTCACCTGTTTAATAATAAGATATATCTCTCACCTGTTTAATAATAAGATTTAATCTCTCACCTGTTTAATAATAAGatatctctctcacctgtttaatAATAAGatatctctctcacctgtttaatAATAAGatatctctctcacctgtttaatAATAAGATATATCTCTCACCTGTTTAATAATAAGatatctctctcacctgtttaatAATAAGATATATCTCTCACCTGTTTAATAATAAGatatctctctcacctgtttaatAATAAGatatctctctcacctgtttaatAATAAGatatctctctcacctgtttaatAATAAGatatctctctcacctgtttaatAATAAGatatctctctcacctgtttaatAATAAGatatctctctcacctgtttaatAATAAGatatctctctcacctgtttaatAATAAGatatctctctcacctgtttaatAATAAGatatctctctcacctgtttaatAATAAGATATATCTCTCACCTGTTTAATAATAAGatatctctctcacctgtttaatAATAAGATATATCTCTCACCTGTTTAATAATAAGatatctctctcacctgtttaatAATAAGatatctctctcacctgtttaatAATAAGatatctctctcacctgtttaatAATAAGatatctctctcacctgtttaatAATAAGatatctctctcacctgtttaatAATAAGatatctctctcacctgtttaatAATAAGatatctctctcacctgtttaatAATAAGATATATCTCTCACCTGTTTAATAATAAGatatctctctcacctgtttaatAATAAGATATATCTCTCACCTGTTTAATAATAAGATATATCTCTCACTTGTTTACTAATAAGatatctctctcacctgtttgcccctcttccctggtctgcCCGTCGGTCCTCTATTCCCTGAGATTCCAGGTTCTCCCTTTGGACCCATTTCCCCCTGAGGACATAAACCACAGCACTCCATCAACAACAACATATGCCGGTACGTCATATAAATAACTGTGGTCCAGTTTAGAATTGTGTTCTTCAGTTATTATGGAGGGCCAGTTGATTCTCGTTCTATCCTGTTGTTCAATGAACCTCCACTACACGTCACCCTACAAtgacctcctcctgctccttctccccttcctcctgctccttctccccttcctccagctccttctccccttcctcctgctcctcccccccttcctcctgctccttctccccttcctcctgctcctcctccccttcctcctgctcttcctccccttcctccagctccttctccccttcctcctgctcctcctccccttcctcctgctccttctccccttcctcctgctccttctccccttttctcctgctcctcctccccttccccctgctcctcctccccttcctcctgctcctcctccccttcctcctgctcctcctccccttcctccagctccttctccccttcctccagctccttctccccttcctcctgctcctcctccccttcctcctgctccttctccccttcctccagctccttctccccttcctcctgctcctcctccccttcctcctgctccttctccccttcctcctgctcctcctccccttccacctgctccttctccccttcctcctgctccttctccccttcctcctgctcctcctccccttcctcctgctccccctccccttcctcctgccccttctccccttcctccagctcctcctccccttcctcctgctccttctccccttcctccccttcctccagctcctccacaTCAACCCCAGTAGCTGATAAACATCAGATCATGTTACAAGATGCAAGTCTCACTTTCTGTCCAAGCATTCCAGGGAAGCCCATTGTTCCCTtgtctcccttcatccctctctcactaCGGTCACCACGGGAACCctgatgagacagacaggacacaaAACAACTGTAAACAAAACATCCATAaacacactgaaaacacacacatgtTGTTGAACCAACCCAGAGGAACTCAAATATGGTTTGTAATGTAATAGAATAAGAGTAAGGAGTCAAAAACATTTGAAGTAATCACCCACCTTTTCTCCTTTGTATCCAGGTAAACCCTAGGAAGGAAGATCAGAAGTCTGAAGTATAGAAATTATGAATAATATAATGTTGAAATCAGACAAATGTCTCAGTGAAAGATGAAGGTTCACAGACCTTAGGTCCAAGAGGTCCTCTTGCTCCAGGTATTCCCATCAATCCAccatctcccttctccccctgccagacacgcacgcacacacggcgtgtacacacacacacacacacacacacacacacacacacacacacacacacacacacacacacacacacacacacacacacacacacacacacacacacacacacacacacacacacacacacacacacacacacacacacacacacggctctgACAACACAGTCTTCATCTACCTTTACAAATAATATCATACAGATGTGGTATCTTAATTTTGATCACTCTGTCgcagagaattttcctgcaccatAGGAAATTCAAATGAACTCATGATtcacataaattcactgaaaacgcACAGTTCTCTTTCCCTTACTAGATCTTActgctaatatatatatattaattattatattattatatatatatagtatatattatatatattaatatatttaaaaaataatcaaaTCCTCCTGCTGCAAGATTATTTTACTCCTGCgacgaaactggtcaaattaagatctaaCACCTGTAGGTACAGGAACACACATACCATCTTATCTTATTGCATAATTTGTGTTCTATCATTTTTTTCTTCCATACTAtggtacagtataatatcatATTGACATTTGGGCACCATGAAATAGGACTTACTCACCTTGGGCCCATTTGGTCCTGGCCACCCGGCTGGTCCCTGGCGCCCCGGGAGACCTGGAGGCCCCGTCCGACCCTGGAGGGCCACAACATAATTTCTTTAGCACAGGGTTCccaaattgtttttttttgcgTGGGGGACCCCTTATGTGATAGCAAATTCATCAGGGACCACCTCATAATATCAGAACACAAGTCCTACTTCAGAGTGGACTATAAATAGCATAGAAGCAGTTTTACTATGACTTCAAGTCTTGGGTTCCAGGAAAAACATCTTTAAACGCTTATTACCCagaattctacacattttgcctttGGGCATAGAGGCTATTTTGCCATTTTAAAGTTGATTTCTTGCAATTCTAGTACCAGTGTAAATTTTGCCAACAacaactacagtggggcaaaaaaatactTGACAACTTGTTTTTCCTGACTAAAGCTATGATAATGAGATGCTCTGGAAGAAACCGATAACTGTAACTTCATTTTAGTGACCAGATGTGACCAGATGAGAATTCCACAAGAGACTAATGGACATTTAATTTGACATGAAGCTCCTTTTCATCTGTATTGTCCAATCAGAAGAAGTCAGGATATTTCATGCAACCCTCTCATTGGCAGAATTGACATCTTTCAGTTGCGCGATCTGATTTAGCTGATCTATCCAACTCTCCCACAAAGCTCCCAGGTGGTCTCTTCAGTCCATCTTTTGAACTGATGTGAAGCCAAGACACTTCACTTATAACTAACCTCAACCAGAAACAATAATGTTTATTCTCTTTCTTACTTTCATGTAGGGAAGTTCTGTTTTGATATCATCAGAAGCTCTATTTTCCCATGCAATAGTATTCCTGTAATTTCTAGAAAGCTAAAATTCTCCCCTTCAATGAAACAATTGTTATTTACCCCTTCAACAGTCATGATGGGAAGAAAATCAGAGCTGTACATTTTATTTACCTGTAGCCCAGCCTTTATGGTTAATTATGGCTGGCTTTGGTTACAATCTGCCACAATATCAATGTGGCTAAACTATACCAGGGATAGTAGGCCTAGTGGGACAAGGCCACCTgaatgtaatctacacctccattaggttgatatacactgagtgtaccaaacattaagaacaccttcctaatattgagttgcatcacccttttgccctcagaacagtctcaattcgtcggggtatggagtctacaaggtgtccaaagtgttccacatggatgctggcccatgttgactccaatgtttcccacagttgtgtcaagttggctggatgtcctctgcgtggtggaccattcttgatacacacaggaaactgttgagagtgaaaaacccagcagcattgcagttcttgacacaaaccggtgcgcctggctcctactaccataccccattcaaaggcacttttgtcttgcccattgaccctctgaatggcaacacatacacaatccatgtctcaattgtctcaaggcttaaaaatactccttta
The nucleotide sequence above comes from Oncorhynchus keta strain PuntledgeMale-10-30-2019 unplaced genomic scaffold, Oket_V2 Un_contig_17343_pilon_pilon, whole genome shotgun sequence. Encoded proteins:
- the colq gene encoding acetylcholinesterase collagenic tail peptide, which produces KQPKQSAWKDILSGGSQFLYRPTRGPAGLPGLTGPKGEKGELGRPGQKGRTGPPGLPGRQGPAGWPGPNGPKGEKGDGGLMGIPGARGPLGPKGLPGYKGEKGSRGDRSERGMKGDKGTMGFPGMLGQKGEMGPKGEPGISGNRGPTGRPGKRGKQGGKGDNGIIGPLGPAGPQGPTGHPGPPGLPASGLYVVGTKGERGLPGLPGPCSCNSISVKSPQLDEHSSRSDYAKVPAIFVVNSQEELDGLHTDNALAFRKDQRSLYFKDTSGWLPIQLTPFQSTENAPEQEGYCGDGIVQIPNGEECDDGNRIVTDGCVKCKHAYCGDGYRYDGAEECDGKDFGYQTCNSYLPGSYGRLRCTPYCVIDSTNCKYFT